In a genomic window of Longimicrobium sp.:
- a CDS encoding putative baseplate assembly protein, which translates to MPLIVPRIDDRDYTQILSEALARIPVHNPEWRNFNDADPGVTLLQLFAFMTDSLLYRANLIPERNRLKFLELLGIPLRPAAAATGVAAIANERGPLDTVTLPAGLQLFSGATGFVTENGLDVLPVEGKVFYRARLAAGTETDTAQTMYSQLFGDGEGEDAATLDFYRTTPFEWPVNGARVGAVSLTADAVDHALWLAVLLRAADKPDDALRREVRARIAGKVLTLGIAPAWDASQRVLRAGGAAARAVPQLSFDISTGTFDTGQEPVYTPLDAAADDDALENLALVQLTLPGEGEFGAWDDLDPMDDGVGDLPPALDDESLAARVLCWIRIRLADAPDSSGSAPGASPGWEARFSWLGVNATRISQRIPVAAQRVGVGTGEPDQSLALPNVPVLPESVSLAVNGEIWTRTSDLLAAPAEVPVRDPTLPPGAETSAGGDPRVFAVDRESGVVTFGNGYAGMRPPPGAAIVAAYAYGGGSAGNVGIGAVKTGPLLPAGFKVLNPIPTWGGDDGESTVDAERRIPLSLRNQDRAVSKDDFREIVTATPGISLGRMEVLSTWHPDAGAPAPGVVTLLLIPNDPLRPDAPVPDRLFLQAVCAHLEPRRLVTTEVHLRGPKYVSLSLSVGFDTVPGADLATVREAVKAALRAFLSPLLGGQEGTGWPLDKPVEDRELWAQVARVAGVASVRGVRMWDEGGTEIATLPIRGLELPRLDRLTVRAGDAEDTGAPTGTGTGAATRRRPVPVVPKSC; encoded by the coding sequence ATGCCGCTCATCGTTCCGCGGATAGACGACCGCGACTACACGCAGATCCTGTCGGAGGCGCTGGCGCGCATTCCGGTGCACAACCCGGAGTGGCGCAACTTCAACGACGCCGATCCGGGGGTGACGCTGCTGCAGCTGTTCGCCTTCATGACGGACAGCCTGCTCTACCGCGCCAACCTGATCCCCGAGCGCAACCGCCTCAAGTTCCTGGAGCTGCTGGGCATTCCGCTGCGCCCCGCCGCCGCGGCGACGGGGGTGGCGGCCATCGCCAACGAGCGCGGGCCGCTGGACACGGTGACGCTCCCCGCCGGGCTGCAGCTCTTTTCCGGCGCCACGGGGTTCGTGACGGAGAACGGGCTGGACGTGCTGCCCGTGGAGGGAAAGGTGTTCTACCGCGCCCGTCTGGCCGCGGGCACGGAGACGGACACCGCGCAGACCATGTACTCGCAGCTCTTTGGCGACGGCGAGGGCGAGGACGCGGCCACGCTGGACTTCTACCGCACCACTCCGTTCGAGTGGCCGGTGAACGGCGCGCGCGTGGGCGCGGTGAGCCTGACGGCGGACGCGGTGGACCACGCCCTGTGGCTGGCCGTGTTGCTGCGCGCCGCGGACAAGCCGGACGACGCGCTGCGGCGCGAGGTGCGGGCCCGCATCGCCGGCAAGGTGCTCACGCTGGGGATCGCGCCGGCGTGGGACGCCAGCCAGCGCGTGCTGCGCGCGGGGGGCGCGGCCGCGCGCGCGGTGCCGCAGCTCTCCTTCGACATCTCCACCGGCACCTTCGACACCGGCCAGGAGCCCGTCTACACCCCGCTGGACGCCGCCGCCGACGACGACGCGCTGGAGAACCTCGCCCTGGTGCAGCTCACCCTGCCCGGCGAGGGCGAGTTCGGCGCCTGGGACGACCTGGACCCGATGGACGACGGGGTGGGCGACCTGCCCCCCGCGCTGGACGACGAGAGCCTGGCCGCGCGCGTCCTCTGCTGGATCCGCATCCGCCTGGCCGACGCGCCCGATTCGTCCGGCTCCGCTCCCGGCGCGTCGCCGGGGTGGGAGGCGCGCTTCTCGTGGCTGGGGGTGAACGCCACGCGCATCTCGCAGCGCATTCCCGTGGCCGCACAGCGCGTGGGGGTGGGCACGGGCGAGCCCGACCAGTCGCTGGCGCTGCCCAACGTGCCCGTCCTTCCCGAGTCCGTGTCGCTGGCGGTGAACGGCGAGATCTGGACGCGCACCAGCGACCTGCTGGCCGCCCCGGCCGAGGTGCCGGTGCGCGACCCCACCCTGCCCCCCGGCGCCGAGACCTCCGCCGGCGGCGACCCGCGCGTCTTCGCCGTGGACCGCGAGAGCGGCGTGGTCACCTTTGGCAACGGCTACGCGGGGATGCGTCCGCCGCCGGGCGCGGCCATCGTGGCCGCCTACGCCTACGGAGGCGGGAGCGCGGGGAACGTGGGGATCGGCGCGGTGAAGACGGGGCCGCTCCTGCCGGCCGGCTTCAAGGTGCTGAACCCCATCCCCACCTGGGGCGGCGACGACGGCGAGAGCACGGTGGACGCGGAGCGCCGCATTCCGCTCTCCCTGCGGAACCAGGACCGCGCCGTATCGAAGGACGACTTCCGCGAGATCGTGACCGCGACGCCGGGGATCTCGCTGGGGCGGATGGAGGTGCTCTCCACCTGGCACCCCGACGCCGGCGCGCCCGCGCCCGGGGTGGTGACGCTGCTGCTGATTCCCAACGACCCGCTGCGCCCCGACGCGCCGGTGCCCGACCGCCTCTTTCTGCAGGCCGTCTGCGCGCACCTGGAGCCGCGCCGGCTGGTGACCACCGAGGTGCACCTCCGCGGCCCCAAATACGTCTCCCTCTCCCTCTCCGTGGGCTTCGACACCGTTCCCGGGGCCGACCTGGCCACCGTGCGCGAGGCGGTGAAGGCCGCGCTGCGCGCATTCCTGTCGCCGCTCTTGGGCGGGCAGGAGGGGACGGGGTGGCCGCTGGACAAGCCGGTGGAGGACCGCGAGCTGTGGGCGCAGGTGGCGCGGGTGGCGGGGGTCGCCTCCGTGCGCGGCGTGCGCATGTGGGACGAGGGCGGGACGGAGATCGCCACGCTGCCGATTCGCGGTCTGGAGCTCCCGCGGCTGGACCGGCTGACCGTGCGCGCGGGCGACGCGGAAGACACGGGGGCTCCCACGGGCACAGGCACGGGCGCGGCCACCCGCCGCCGTCCCGTCCCCGTCGTCCCGAAGAGCTGCTGA
- a CDS encoding GPW/gp25 family protein, giving the protein MAGDTVFGSGISFPLRLGPDGRVASSRGPDNVRECIRHVLLTEPGERVMLPEFGGGAGSFLFEPNTVSTRRRIQERVEDALRRWEPRITLQSVTVEEGEDDPRAAVATVRYQLVADRATEQVSVRVELGG; this is encoded by the coding sequence GTGGCCGGCGACACCGTTTTCGGCTCGGGGATCTCGTTTCCCCTGCGGCTGGGCCCCGACGGGCGCGTGGCGTCGTCGCGCGGGCCAGACAACGTGCGCGAGTGCATCCGCCACGTGCTGCTCACCGAGCCGGGCGAGCGGGTGATGCTCCCCGAGTTCGGCGGAGGCGCGGGAAGCTTCCTCTTCGAGCCCAACACCGTCTCCACGCGCCGCCGCATCCAGGAGCGGGTGGAGGACGCGCTTCGCCGCTGGGAGCCGCGCATCACCCTGCAGTCCGTGACGGTGGAGGAGGGGGAGGACGACCCGCGCGCGGCCGTCGCGACGGTGAGATACCAGCTCGTGGCGGACCGGGCGACGGAGCAGGTGAGTGTGAGGGTGGAGTTGGGGGGATGA